One genomic region from Magallana gigas chromosome 3, xbMagGiga1.1, whole genome shotgun sequence encodes:
- the LOC105318656 gene encoding NAD(+) hydrolase SARM1 isoform X4 yields the protein MVRRAQLPEMSDDSDDGSLSKPKSTKGLKELASTKKHEQLRSMEKSHSESSFVKFSSSAVTGSRKFSSEKVERKGQPPQISESSKVYFDLSSLDQEDSKSSGFSRTRKRNSIDLLETLSQDADSTICESSSRESVLSASENWYSSDELESNGFSEDAIEQEVTQVQYCDKYPLSLPTVTDSDTNRQNQTNVKISYQKLSQELESHIKPLKAANPRHEVRHLDKIKNVLIEAWQVPMYGRDIAYRLCDVLRSEGMLDMVINNCSSSKKDILKASAAVLEQCLSWENRNHVAKTGLETVVSMTKREISNHEMSYIITGILEGLFKISEEASTKIINYGGLDVILHWSRSSDIRNLRHCAKALANLSLFGGAENQEEMAKRNVPEWLFPLAFMEDDTIRYYACLAIVVLLANKELEAAVIKSGTLELVMPFINSTKPSSFAKCDLSQQQGKDHMWLERMVPLLQSRREEAQSLAAFHFAMEAGIKEEQGKLDLFYEIGAIEPLKKVASSPNATASKLAAQALKVIGESIPHKLTTQVPVWSVVDVAHWVAQVGFKDYVHNFMSCQVDGDILLLLTEQELESSIKIDCKIARKRFLRELKSLKITADYSSCDPSQMDAWLMKILPDLSQYTYEMLKAGMNKEVLASTNNEELDHVCGIKNGIHRRLILEHVEGLLNRNTRDLYTAIPLPKYGSIGSLTRQKSIDPTGFASYPKAVDVFISYRRSNGSQLASLLKVHLQLRGFSVFLDIDRLRAGKFDENLLMNIRLAKHFLLVLTPCALDRCIGDDEQQDWIHKEIVTALESDCNIIPVLDNFDWPLPEVLPSDMQQVVYFNGVRWVHDYQDACVDKVEKFLTGEKSPIQKNLPPLPAAVNFNALERMSPRNSLERMDIQRNSVERLLGATNNGNFSN from the exons ATGGTTAGAAG AGCACAGTTACCAGAAATGTCGGATGACTCGGATGATGGATCACTCAGCAAACCAAAATCAACAAAAGGTTTGAAAGAATTGGCCTCCACCAAGAAACATGAACAACTTAGATCAATGGAAAAGTCCCATTCTGAATcaagttttgtaaaatttagTTCTAGTGCCGTTACAGGAAGTAGAAAGTTTTCGAGCGAAAAAGTTGAAAGAAAAGGACAGCCACCTCAAATTTCAGAGAGTTCAAAGGTTTATTTTGATCTCTCTAGCTTGGATCAAGAAGATTCTAAATCCAGTGGATTTTCAAGAACAAGGAAAAGAAATTCAATAGACCTTTTAGAGACACTCTCTCAAGATGCAGACTCGACAATCTGTGAATCTTCGTCTAGAGAATCTGTACTATCTGCATCTGAGAACTGGTATTCGTCGGATGAGCTAGAAAGTAATGGATTCAGTGAAGATGCCATTGAACAAGAGGTTACACAAGTACAGTACTGTGACAAATACCCCTTGAGCCTGCCAACTGTGACAGATTCTGATACGAATCGACAAAACCAAACGAATGTGAAAATCAGTTACCAGAAATTGTCTCAAGAACTAGAAAGTCACATTAAACCTTTGAAAGCTGCGAATCCTAGACATGAAGTTAGGCATCTGGACAAGATAAAAAATGTCTTGATAGAGGCATGGCAGGTGCCAATGTATGGAAGAGACATTGCCTATCGTTTGTGTGATGTTTTGAGAAGTGAGGGTATGCTGGATATGGTCATTAACAATTGCAGTTCAAGTAAAAAAGACATTCTGAAGGCATCAGCAGCTGTTTTAGAACAGTGTCTTTCTTGGGAAAATAGAAACCATGTTGCCAAAACTGGACTTGAAACTGTTGTTTCCATGACAAAAAGAGAAATTTCAAATCATGAGATGTCCTACATTATTACTGGTATTTTAGAGGGTTTGTTCAAAATCTCTGAGGAGGCatcaacaaaaattatcaactatGGAGGACTCGATGTCATTTTACACTGGTCAAGGTCAAGTGATATTCGAAATCTTCGACACTGTGCCAAGGCCCTTGCCAATCTTTCGTTGTTTGGAGGTGCAGAAAACCAGGAGGAAATGGCAAAAAGAAATGTTCCAGAGTGGCTCTTTCCCCTTGCCTTTATGGAAGATGATACAATAAGATACTATGCATGTCTGGCCATTGTTGTTCTACTGGCAAATAAAGAACTGGAGGCTGCTGTGATCAAGTCAGGAACTTTAGAACTGGTTATGCCATTCATAAACTCAACAAAGCCATCTTCGTTTGCAAAATGTGACTTGTCTCAACAACAAGGAAAGGATCATATGTGGTTAGAAAGAATGGTGCCCCTTCTACAGAGCAGGAGGGAGGAAGCTCAAAGTTTGGCTGCTTTTCATTTTGCTATGGAAGCAGGAATCAAAGAAGAGCAGGGAAAACTTGAT CTCTTTTATGAAATTGGTGCAATAGAACCTCTGAAGAAAGTTGCCAGCAGTCCCAATGCTACAGCCTCCAAACTGGCTGCCCAGGCGCTGAAGGTGATAGGGGAGAGCATCCCTCACAAACTGACCACACAGGTGCCTGTCTGGAGTGTGGTGGATGTAGCCCACTGGGTCGCTCAG GTGGGGTTCAAAGATTATGTCCACAATTTCATGAGCTGCCAAGTGGATGGTGATATTTTGTTGCTTCTCACAGAACAGGAGTTGGAGAGTAGTATCAAAATAGACTGCAAGATAGCCAGGAAGAG GTTTTTACGTGAACTGAAATCACTGAAAATAACAGCTGACTATTCTTCTTGCGATCCATCACAAATGGATGCATGGTTGATGAAGATTCTCCCTGATCTCTCACAGTACACCTATGAAATGCTGAAGGCAGGCATGAATAAGGAGGTACTGGCCTCCACCAATAATGAGGAGCTGGACCATGTCTGTGGAATCAAAAATGGCATCCATCGTCGCCTCATCTTAGAGCATGTAGAAg GCCTTCTAAACAGAAACACAAGAG ATTTATACACAGCGATACCATTGCCTAAATATGGCAGCATTGGCAGTCTTACTAGACAAAAGAGCATAGATCCTACAGGGTTTGCATCATATCCAAAAGCAGTTGATGTTTTCATCAGCTACAGAAGATCTAATGGATCGCAGTTAGCCAG TTTGCTGAAGGTTCATCTTCAACTCCGAGGCTTCTCTGTGTTTCTGGATATTGATCGACTTCGAGCTGGCAAATTTGACGAAAACCTGTTGATGAATATACGTTTAGCAAAGCACTTCCTGTTAGTGTTGACACCATGTGCATTAGACAGGTGCATAGGGGATGACGAACAGCAGGACTGGATTCATAAG GAAATTGTGACAGCCCTTGAGAGTGACTGTAACATCATTCCCGTGCTGGACAACTTTGACTGGCCTCTGCCAGAAGTGTTGCCCTCAGATATGCAGCAAGTGGTGTACTTCAATGGAGTCAG